ATATATATTCTCACTTTATATCATAACCTGAACCTCCTATGCCCaaataaatatgacaaaattttcattatggAAAACGTTTTTCATTACTATTCCCAAACTACCCTTCAACGTATTTCTTCTCCAAACTTAGTTTAAGCCATATTCACAATATAATTAGTAAAATGAATCATTATTCAAGTATACATATCActcaagtttacaagtgtaaaTCAATAGTGTATCAAACATGACTTCAAGTATATAACttatttaatcaattgagTGTATCAATGAAGATTACTAAAGTGTATATACATgacatcaagtgtatcaaacatatcataTGTATCAAGCGTATCAAATTCGTTAAGTGTACTAGTGAAccataacaagtttattaatagtgaatcaaatgtatcaaactTATCAATGGAGCATTTATGTGTATATCAAACTAATTTAAAGTGTATTCGTGAAACACATCGTGAGGataagtttgtaatttttcattttcaaatctaaatttgatttgggttttgacattttttgcaaaactaaaattaaagttagtGGTATAGGCCTAATTTATTAAATCTATTATGATAAATgtgcaaataataaatatttgttctataaacttaattattataatttttgtttgtttgggaGTGTCTCCTAAAACAATGCACACGAaccgaaaaagaaaataaaaaataaaatgtcattattgttaattttctaaaatcaacttttaaaaattttcattcatatactttttctaaaattgttaataattcatttttaaaatattattgaacaGTTAAAATATGGTTAATATTGTCATCTATTATATCTTTAAAGTCACAAGATTAAATCTCCCACCtttgtaattatataaaaaaaaaagacattctTGAATCTCTAAAATTACCTCATCCAACcaagctatatatatatatgctaaattaccaaacattttaaaaaattataaatatagtaaagtcTATTAGCAATATGGTTGTATGATTGATGATAGAGTTGAagtatttacaatttttaaaaagtactGTTATATTTGCTAATACTTAAATCTAATAGTTATATTGATAATAGAAATGGTGAGTGTAATATTTGGAAGTGTGTGGGAAATAGTATTAAGTGAAGAGTAAAAGTGAGTTAGggaaataaaaagtgaaaggaAGGGATGAGAGTGTGGTAAATAGTAATAGGGAAGGCGTAAAGAATGAAAACAGGGATgaaatgaaagataaaattacGTGTAGGTGAGAGACACCATTGCTTTGGGCCCACGATTCCTGTGTTGGCGAACCCACCCACCCAAGAATCTACTagaaaccattttctttttggctcGTGGCTCCCCCTGGCTacttcattcattcatttaattaattaattaaaaacagagagtgtaaaaaagaaaagaaaaagaaaagaaagagtgtAAACAATTCGCGGCGTGATTAGGATGTAATGGAATCCAAAGATTCGAAGAGCAGCAGGAGGACTCGGCAACTCGACCAAAGGcattccatttccatttccactTCCACTCCCCTATTTATTGTCCTTAGATGCGACGACCCGATTTCGTCTCTAAACACACCAAACCTCCCCTCTTCCTTCATCGAATCTTCACCCTCCTGAATCTCCGCCTCTTTATAAATAACACACTCTCcccatctctctttctctgtctattctctcttttctctctttttcaaatgtttgagATTAACATTCACACAATTCTACTCACCCACCACTGATTCCCAACCCTCTACTTATACCTCACTATGGAACTCTCCTTAGATTTGTCTTTGGACTTCTCTCCCAAAACCATTCCCCaaattcttcttcaactttccTCCATCTCCGATTCCTTTACTAAGCGATCCAAGCTTGATGATTATCTCAAAAGATTGGAAGATGAAATGAGGAAGATCGATGCTTTTAAACGAGAGCTTCCTCTCTGTGTTCTTCTCTTGCAAGACGGTGGGTGCTTTCTTTTCGAATTCTCATCTCATTTTACAATATGCCTTTccgcttttttttcttttacctttccATTCCTGGGTTTGCAGCTATTTTGAGATTGAAAGAGGAGGTGTTGCAGTTCAAGGATCAGCCGGTGATTCAAGACTTTATCCCATCCAACCCAGTTTCTGATCAAACTGATGAGGACAACCTGAAGAGGAAGACCAGCAAGTGGTTGAGTTCCGCTCAGTTGTGGAGTaccaatttcaattttgttgatgatgaAATCTCAGACCCCAAATCAACTATCAACTTGGTAACTTTTGACACagatttaattcttaaaatttttcatcttttttagttgaatggaggctttttcttttttcgggattaaatttaaatacctTTAATTACAGAATGGGGATGAAGACGATCGGTCTGTACCACAGACCccaattgaaaattggaattgTGCAAAAAGACGAAGAGCATTCGAATTGTTCAAAGATCAAAgcaattttgtaaaaagagCCACAAAAGAAGATGTAGCGTTTTCCGAAGTCCCTAAACTTACTCTAATGACCCCAATCTCCGATCCTTTTCCTGTTAATTTGACCGTCAAGAACGGCGGCAACGGTGGACGGAACGGCAGAGCTGCTGTTTCTGGGCTATCTTCACCGGCGGGACAAATGAAAGGACAGCCAAAATTATCCCAACAGCAACAGACTATAAGGAAACAAAGACGGTGCTGGTCGCCGGAGCTCCACCGGCGTTTTGTCGACGCACTACATCGACTCGGCGGAtctcaaggtaaaaaaaagaagaacaacaCAATCACTCAATTCTGATCCATTTGGAAAACTTTAAATCCTGAGAATCAATTAATCGATCTATTTCAATTCCGCAGTGGCAACACCAAAACAGATAAGGGAATTGATGCAAGTGGACGGCCTCACCAACGATGAAGTGAAAAGCCATTTACAAGTAcgattaataaaacaaaaacaaaaaaacacaaacaatttCCGGGTTCGTTTTAAATTCCGAAAGTCTAATCGCAAACTTGTGTAAATCTTGATGGAAACAGAAATACAGACTTCACGTTCGAAAATTGTCACCGGCGGAAGGTTCAAGCGGCGAGAACGAGTTAAAAACAAGTGTAACACACGCGGGATCCCCAGATGGGCCACTCCACGGCGGTGGGTCTGGAAAAGCTCTGTCGACAACAGAAGGGGAAAGTATGGAAGTGGAAGAAGATGCGAAATCGGACGGTCATAGTTGGAAAGGAAGAATTCAGAAACATGGAGATATGTGaggaattgaaaagaagaaaaaaacaaatgaaatgaaatgggCGTTTTTCAGTTCCGACAAGTTTTGCAGAGAAATGGATACAAAATGGGGAATCTGAAATTTCTGATTTTGTAGACACAAAAGAATAAGGTATAATTGTAACTTACaaagttatttgtttttttctttgttaaatgtgtagtagtagtagtaagTTAAGGCGTATTGGATGATGAGCATGTAactttataagaaaaaactgATCTTTTTGAAgaggaagtttttttttttttttttttgcaacttttttcAATGTTGGTGGAGATGGGCGTATTGGCCTCTCATCAATGCAATTGTATTGTAGGAAATAACAAGACATTACAATCTTCTGTCTCAAATCCATCTAAACAAACCTCATCTAATGAATAACAATATTATAGTCTGTTCAGTCCTCGTTCCATTCATTCTTATTATGCTATGCTatacatgttttattttagggtgaggattcaaatttaaaaatctaagTCAGAGAGTAAAAGGTACCGTTCGATAACATCTACCTAAGGAACTCTTTGGAGTGcacttaaatatatatgatatattttaaagtaacAAGCGATAGAGAAAGTTTGTTATGGGAAGTTATGTTCATGTTTATACAATTGTGtgttaaaagataatattttgagaaagaagagagtggGACTGACAAAACAGAGAAGGGCTCTGCTCCATTGAAGATTAGTTGATAAGAGAAGCTGCTTCTCACGTGGATTCTCACCATGTTATCAACTAAGCATGTGGTGGATGAGCACTTGCCAAGCACGTGGGTGgcatcttcttctccaatttgTTAATGGAATATAGCATCATCGCATAAATAAAAGCAATGGAGAAACATGAAGAGAGAtttttggctttttttttttttctcttagcatcaatggaagaagaaaagactTGGAGGGGGTAACAGTGCA
This DNA window, taken from Cucumis sativus cultivar 9930 chromosome 6, Cucumber_9930_V3, whole genome shotgun sequence, encodes the following:
- the LOC101218926 gene encoding transcription factor HHO5, translating into MELSLDLSLDFSPKTIPQILLQLSSISDSFTKRSKLDDYLKRLEDEMRKIDAFKRELPLCVLLLQDAILRLKEEVLQFKDQPVIQDFIPSNPVSDQTDEDNLKRKTSKWLSSAQLWSTNFNFVDDEISDPKSTINLNGDEDDRSVPQTPIENWNCAKRRRAFELFKDQSNFVKRATKEDVAFSEVPKLTLMTPISDPFPVNLTVKNGGNGGRNGRAAVSGLSSPAGQMKGQPKLSQQQQTIRKQRRCWSPELHRRFVDALHRLGGSQVATPKQIRELMQVDGLTNDEVKSHLQKYRLHVRKLSPAEGSSGENELKTSVTHAGSPDGPLHGGGSGKALSTTEGESMEVEEDAKSDGHSWKGRIQKHGDM